From Anopheles arabiensis isolate DONGOLA chromosome 3, AaraD3, whole genome shotgun sequence, a single genomic window includes:
- the LOC120901088 gene encoding uncharacterized protein LOC120901088 — protein sequence MLNSVFGWVMIGPTFPQNPASPTDCTAASTIVCMASLEESLERFWKLEELSVNDSYSPDERRCETLYKETTQRDESGRYIVRLPKQTDFTEKLGLSKTTALRRFELLERRLERNPQLKEDYHAFMKEYLELRHMSLMNKDSGDERAYYLPHHPVFKASSTTTKVRVVFDGSAKTSTGYSLNDILCVGPIVQDELLDIVLRFRTYQISLVGDIAKMYRQILLHSDDRRLVRIFFRFSPQAPIQVYELNTVTYGLAPSSFLATRTLIQLADDEGTEYALAPAALKRNFYVDDFIGGANNVREAVQLRKELSALLAKGGFELRKWTSNNLSVLSGLSTEYIGTHSSLHFIPNETVKALGISWKPESDELCFESNTEADEATSTKRSILSSIAKMYDPLGLIAPVIVRAKMLMQELWLLKSGWDEPVPNHICKKWKAIQSDWKMLSEYRTNRYALLPDATDEFRTFTDASEAAYGACVYARCENAAGEVRISLLASKSRVAPLKRVTLPRLELSAAVLGAHLHYRIKEAMQIVCAESFFWSDSTVTLKWIATPSNSWKTFLANRVAEVQHYSHPRQWRHVPGTSNPADLVSRGMSAAHFTQNQLWNNGPDWLVQPSSHWPSSDPEPSDEADLETRQNGTHHCILHTVCAQHQAEGAIPATDTAHQRIQDDHAQKK from the exons ATGCTGAACAGCGTGTTTGGGTGGGTCATGATTGGTCCCACCTTTCCTCAGAATCCTGCATCTCCGACCGATTGCACCGCCGCGTCCACAATCGTCTGCATGGCATCCCTGGAGGAGTCTCTCGAACGCTTTTGGAAGCTGGAAGAGTTAAGCGTCAATGATTCGTACTCACCTGATGAGCGGCGATGCGAAACATTGTATAAAGAAACCACTCAGCGCGACGAGTCGGGTCGCTATATTGTACGATTGCCCAAACAGACCGACTTCACGGAAAAGCTTGGCCTGTCTAAAACTACCGCTTTGAGACGCTTCGAGCTGCTGGAGAGGAGGCTAGAACGCAACCCACAGCTCAAGGAAGACTATCATGCCTTCATGAAGGAGTATTTGGAGCTGAGGCACATGTCGCTCATGAACAAAGATAGTGGGGATGAACGGGCGTACTACCTACCGCACCATCCCGTATTTAAAGCCTCCAGTACCACCACGAAAGTAAGGGTCGTGTTCGACGGATCTGCAAAGACAAGCACCGGTTATTCCTTGAATGACATTCTATGTGTTGGTCCAATCGTGCAGGACGAGCTGCTTGATATTGTGTTGCGATTCCGTACCTACCAAATATCACTTGTGGGAGATATAGCTAAAATGTACCGACAAATATTGCTGCATTCTGATGATCGTCGATTGGTGCGCatattttttcgattttcgcCGCAAGCTCCGATCCAAGTATATGAGCTCAACACCGTTACATACGGACTAGCACCTTCCTCGTTTCTGGCTACACGCACACTTATACAACTAGCAGATGATGAAGGGACTGAGTATGCGCTTGCACCTGCAGCCCTGAAACGAAACTTTTACGTGGACGACTTCATTGGTGGTGCCAATAACGTTCGCGAAGCTGTTCAGCTGCGTAAGGAGTTATCAGCGCTACTTGCCAAAGGTGGGTTTGAGTTGCGCAAGTGGACCTCAAACAATCTGAGCGTACTCTCCGGCTTAAGCACCGAGTATATCGGCACACACTCATCACTGCATTTTATACCCAACGAGACGGTCAAAGCACTCGGCATCTCGTGGAAGCCTGAATCGGATGAGCTGTGTTTTGAATCCAACACTGAGGCTGATGAAGCCACGTCGACCAAGCGATCTATTTTGTCGAGCATTGCCAAAATGTACGATCCGCTCGGATTGATAGCACCGGTGATCGTGCGTGCTAAGATGCTGATGCAGGAGCTATGGCTACTCAAATCCGGCTGGGATGAACCTGTTCCTAATCACATCTGTAAAAAATGGAAGGCGATTCAGAGCGACTGGAAAATGTTATCCGAGTACAGGACTAACCGTTACGCTCTCTTACCAGATGCAACAGATGAATTTCGCACATTTACCGATGCTTCGGAGGCCGCCTACGGAGCATGTGTCTACGCTCGTTGTGAAAACGCGGCGGGAGAAGTCCGCATCAGCCTATTAGCTTCGAAGTCTCGAGTGGCACCACTGAAGCGCGTCACGTTGCCGAGGCTTGAACTAAGCGCGGCTGTCCTGGGCGCCCATCTGCATTATCGCATCAAGGAGGCAATGCAGATCGTGTGCGCCGAATCGTTTTTCTGGTCCGACTCAACAGTGACGCTAAAATGGATTGCGACACCTTCCAACTCCTGGAAGACGTTCTTGGCAAATCGAGTAGCTGAGGTGCAACACTACTCTCATCCAAGGCAATGGAGGCACGTTCCTGGCACATCCAATCCTGCTGACTTGGTTTCCCGAGGCATGTCGGCAGCACACTTCACGCAGAATCAGCTTTGGAATAATGGTCCAGATTGGCTTGTGCAACCTTCGTCCCATTGGCCCAGCTCAGATCCAGAACCAAGCGATGAGGCGGACCTAGAAACACGCCAG AATGGTACGCATCATTGCATACTGCATACGGTTTGTGCGCAACACCAAGCAGAAGGCGCGATCCCAGCGACCGATACCGCACACCAACGCATCCAAGACGATCACGCCCAA AAGAAGTAA